Proteins found in one Elephas maximus indicus isolate mEleMax1 chromosome 11, mEleMax1 primary haplotype, whole genome shotgun sequence genomic segment:
- the MBD1 gene encoding methyl-CpG-binding domain protein 1 isoform X12, with amino-acid sequence MAEDWLDCPALGPGWKRREVLRKSGVTCGRSDTYYESPTGDRIRSKVELTRYLGPACDLTLFDFKHGVLCYPAPKAHVLAVPSRKRKKPSRPVKSRQRQVGPCKGDVRKEAPGDETKADTDAAPASFPAPGCCENCGIHFSVDGTRRKRLKTLCKDCRVQRIAFNREQRMFKRVGCGECTACQVTEDCGACSTCLLQLPHDVASGLFCKCEQRRCLRIVERSRGCGVCRGCQTREDCGCCRVCLRPPRPGLRRQWRCVQRRCLRGRHGRRRGGCDPKIVARRHPQTQPLPPPPLLQPPESTELHPRALAPSSPAELIYYCVDEDELQPYTNRRQNRKCGSCAACLRRTDCGRCDFCCDKPKFGGSNQKRQKCRWRQCLQFAMKRLLPSVWAGSEDGAELPSPYHCRRKPVSARRRQPGPTLESPLVMPIALPGRAQTSMKQETGGGFVLPPPGTDLVFLREGASSPVPVPGPALSTEAPLQESQCPGLSWVVAPTQVKQEKVDAQEDWTPGTAIRISPVLLPGCPSKAINTGLRPVKQEPPDPEEDKGEENRDDSALDPAPEEEAGGAGTPVITEIFSLGGTRFRDTAIWLPRAGSREGKMDVKCGRARTYWSPRAGPGAHEDGLEPMSVSHHLQLR; translated from the exons CCCCACAGGAGACCGGATACGAAGCAAAGTTGAGCTGACCCGATACTTGGGCCCCGCATGTGACCTCACCCTCTTCGACTTCAAGCATGGTGTCCTATGCTATCCAGCCCCCAAG GCCCATGTTTTGGCTGTCCCCAGCAGGAAGCGGAAGAAGCCTTCAAGGCCAGTCAAATCTCGACAACGTCAGGTTGGACCTTGTAAGGGTGATGTTAGGAAGGAGGCCCCGGGGGATGAGACCAAGGCTGACACTGACGCAGCCCCGGCTTCATTCCCTGCACCTGG ATGTTGTGAGAACTGCGGAATCCACTTTTCTGTGGATGGCACCCGGAGGAAGCGGCTCAAGACGTTGTGCAAGGACTGCCGAG TTCAGAGAATTGCCTTCAACCGAGAGCAGAGGATGTTTAAG CGTGTGGGCTGCGGGGAGTGCACAGCCTGCCAGGTGACCGAGGACTGCGGGGCCTGTTCCACCTGCCTCCTGCAGCTGCCCCATGATGTGGCCTCTGGGCTGTTCTGCAAATGCGAACAGAGACGCTGCCTCCGGATTGTGGAGAGG AGCCGAGGGTGTGGAGTATGCCGGGGCTGTCAGACCCGAGAAGACTGTGGCTGTTGCCGAGTCTGCCTCCGCCCACCCCGCCCAGGTCTCAGGCGCCAGTGGAGGTGCGTCCAGCGGCGCTGCCTGCGG GGCAGACATGGCCGCCGCAGAGGAGGCTGTGACCCCAAGATTGTTGCCCGGCGGCACCCCCAAACCCAGCCGTTGCCTCCGCCACCCCTATTGCAGCCTCCTGAGTCCACAGAGCTG CACCCCAGAGCCCTGGCCCCCTCGTCACCTGCTGAGCTCATCTATTACTGTGTAGACGAGGACGAGCTA CAGCCTTACACGAACCGGCGGCAGAACCGGAAGTGCGGGTCCTGTGCAGCCTGCCTGCGGCGGACAGACTGTGGCCGCTGTGACTTCTGCTGCGACAAGCCCAAATTTGGAGGCAGCAACCAGAAGCGCCAGAAGTGCCGTTGGCGCCAGTGCCTGCAGTTTGCCATG AAGCGGCTCCTACCAAGTGTCTGGGCAGGGTCTGAGgatggagcagagctgccctcACCCTACCATTGTCGAAGGAAGCCTGTCTCTGCCCGCCGGCGCCAGCCTGGGCCCACTCTGGAATCCCCCTTGGTCATGCCCATAGCCCTACCTGGCCGTGCCCAGACTTCAATGAAGCAGGAGACGGGTGGTGGCTTTGTGCTGCCCCCACCTGGCACTGACCTTGTGTTCCTACGGGAGGGCGCAAGCAGTCCCGTGccagtgcctggtcctgcccttTCCACAGAGGCTCCATTGCAG GAGTCCCAGTGCCCTGGCCTGAGTTGGGTTGTGGCCCCAACACAGGTGAAGCAAGAGAAGGTAGATGCCCAAGAAGACTGGACACCGGGCACAGCCATCCGGATTTCTCCTGTATTGCTGCCTGGCTGTCCCAGCAAG GCAATAAACACAGGCCTGAGACCTGTGAAGCAGGAGCCACCTGACCCCGAGGAGGACAAGGGGGAGGAGAATAGGGATGATTCTGCCTTAGACCCAGCACcagaggaggaggcaggaggagCTGGCACACCCGTG ATCACGGAGATTTTCAGCCTGGGTGGAACCCGCTTCCGGGACACAGCGATCTGGTTGCCAAG GGCAGGCAGTCGGGAAGGGAAGATGGATGTAAAGTGTGGGCGAGCGAGGACATACTGGAGCCCACGGGCAGGACCTGGAGCCCACGAGGATGGCCTGGAACCCATGTCAGTCTCCCACCACCTCCAACTTCGATGA